One region of Phragmites australis chromosome 18, lpPhrAust1.1, whole genome shotgun sequence genomic DNA includes:
- the LOC133899786 gene encoding uncharacterized protein LOC133899786, which yields MIRLPMGGSKHKRPAVPADEAYGVSDLANDDSVTLLSYLQQNLPQPGASIAAGARKKRKAVVASGRGEENSMALLRSRHRRTIFTPLHLGGPNHTCPYCGARFWLEERVRGQGCTASPVYNKCCRAGSIALTPYRAPPEPLLGLLTGKDPSLSKHFFDNIRRYNSMFAMTSMGVNVIDSINDGHGPYVFKISGQLCHRIGSLIPRHGARPEYCQLYIFDTDNEVRNRIAVATHSNIDFQPNEAIVASLMSMLDTHNPIVQVFRTARDRLSMQSDNLSDQSCDRYAVKLFSVPK from the exons ATGATCAGATTGCCAATGGGTGGTTCGAAACATAAACGGCCGGCCGTTCCTGCAGATGAAGCATATG GTGTCAGTGATCTTGCTAATGATGATAGTGTCACACTTCTTTCCTATTTACAACAAAATTTGCCGCAACCAGGGGCTTCCATCGCTGCTGGAGCACGCAAGAAACGCAAGGCAGTTGTAGCTTCTGGAAGAGGAGAAG AAAATTCAATGGCCCTTTTGCGTAGTCGACACCGCC GCACAATTTTTACACCACTTCATTTAGGAGGGCCAAATCATACTTGCCCATATTGTGGTGCACGCTTCTGGCTCGAGGAACGTGTACGTGGACAAGGGTGCACAGCTTCTCCAGTGTACAACAAATGTTGTAGAGCAGGAAGTATTGCTCTAACTCCATACAGGGCACCACCAGAGCCTTTGCTTGGCCTTCTAACAGGAAAAGATCCTTCATTATCTAAACACTTCTTTGACAACATCAGACGGTACAACTCTATGTTTGCCATGACTTCTATGGGCGTCAATGTCATAGACTCTATTAATGATGGTCATGGCCCTTATGTCTTCAAGATCAGTGGCCAGCTATGCCATCGGATAGGCTCACTAATTCCAAGACATGGTGCAAGACCAGAATATTGCCAGCTATATATCTTTGACACTGACAATGAGGTCAGAAATAGAATAGCTGTTGCAACACACTCAAATATAGATTTCCAACCGAACGAAGCTATTGTTGCTTCCTTGATGAGCATGCTTGATACACACAACCCAATTGTGCAAGTCTTTCGAACTGCTCGTGATAGGCTGTCTATGCAATCAGACAATCTATCCGACCAATCCTGTGACCGTTATGCTGTGAAGCTATTTTCTGTCCCTAAGTAG
- the LOC133898489 gene encoding phosphoglucan phosphatase LSF1, chloroplastic-like isoform X1 produces the protein MAPHLHLFPPPTLTVTTAAAPCRAGVAARSAAPRARALFSCSRAPMRVRRTGRFGVAAAVKGREDQAEADGGPGPAGRMRLNEYMVAVERPLGVLFALGVDGRVFVHSLRKGGNAEKSRIIMVGDTLKKAGGGGGLVTIKDLGDTEVALRDKSGPCSLVLERPFAPFPIHELHQNEDYHILFNRGRVPIASWNSVLLSTKLNESSAGEGKSGFAIFSPRMLSSQGLANLSSEKGGLNQSSTNLADRISEIVGLYSDEDDVNAEWAHGSFPLEEYIKALDHAKDELYYNHSLGMQYSKITEQIFVGSCVQTKRDVKMLSETVGITAVLNFQSESERINWGINSEAINNSCRENNILMVNYPIREVDSMDLRKKLPFCVGLLLRLIRKNYRIYVTCTTGYDRSPACVISYLHWVQDTPLHIAHKFITGLHSCRPDRAAIVWATWDLIALVENGRHDGSPTHSVCFVWNSGREGEDVELVGDFTSNWKDKIKCNHKGGSRYEAEVRLRHGKYYYKFIVGGQWRHSTSLPTETDEHRNVNNVIRVGDIAQIRPAPSQLQIRDPTVVKVIERALTEDERFSLAFAARRMAFAICPIRLSPKQ, from the exons ATGGCGCCCCACCTGCACCTCTTCCCTCCGCCGACCCTCACCGTCACGACCGCCGCCGCTCCATGCCGCGCCGGTGTTGCCGCCAGATCGGCTGCCCCGCGGGCCCGCGCGCTCTTCTCCTGCTCCCGTGCCCCAATGAGGGTCCGGAGGACGGGGCGGTTCGGCGTCGCGGCGGCGGTGAAAGGGAGGGAGGACCAGGCGGAGGCGGATGGCGGGCCCGGGCCCGCGGGGAGGATGCGGCTCAACGAGTACATGGTCGCCGTCGAGCGCCCGCTCGGCGTCCTTTTCGCGCTCGGCGTCGACGGCCGCGTCTTCGTTCACTCGCTCAGGAAAGGG GGGAACGCGGAGAAGTCGAGGATCATCATGGTCGGCGACACCCTCAAGAAGGCGGGCGGTGGCGGGGGCCTCGTCACCATCAAAGACCTAGGTGACACGGA GGTTGCACTGAGGGACAAGTCAGGACCATGTAGCCTTGTCCTTGAAAGGCCATTTGCTCCTTTTCCGATCCATGAGTtgcatcaaaatgaagattACCACATCCTATTTAACAGAGGGCGGGTTCCTATTGCTTCCTGGAATAGTGTTCTGTTGTCCACAAAGCTGAACGAGTCTTCTGCGGGGGAAGGAAAATCTGGTTTTGCTATATTCTCCCCAAGGATGCTAAGTTCTCAAGGATTGGCAAATCTGTCTAGTGAGAAAGGTGGACTCAATCAGAGCAGTACTAACCTTGCAGATCGCATTAGTGAGATTGTTGGTTTATACtctgatgaagatgatgtgaatgCTGAATGGGCACATGGCAGCTTTCCTCTGGAGGAGTACATTAAAGCACTAGACCATGCTAAAGATGAACTGTACTACAATCATTCACTTGGTATGCAGTACAGCAAG ATTACTGAACAAATATTTGTTGGCTCATGCGTACAAACCAAAAGAGACGTGAAGATGTTATCAGAGACTGTG GGTATTACTGCTGTTCTGAATTTCCAAAGTGAAAGTGAACGCATTAACTGGGGAATCAATTCAGAGGCAATCAACAATTCTTGTCGTGAGAATAACATCTTGATGGTTAACTATCCTATACG agaggttgATTCCATGGACCTCAGGAAGAAGCTTCCTTTCTGTGTTGGTCTTTTATTGCGCCTTATAAGGAAGAACTACCGTATATATGTGACTTGTACCACTGGATATGATAGATCACCAGCATGTGTGATTTCGTACTTACACTGGGTTCAAGATACGCCTCTCCATATTGCTCACAAGTTCATCACTGGTTTGCACTCTTGTAGACCTGACAG AGCTGCAATTGTTTGGGCAACTTGGGATCTTATTGCATTAGTTGAAAATGGAAGGCATGATGGTAGTCCCACACATTCAGTATGCTTTGTCTGGAATAGTGGTCGGGAG GGTGAAGATGTCGAATTGGTTGGAGATTTTACAAGTAACTGGAAGGACAAAATAAAGTGTAACCACAAGGGTGGATCGAGATATGAAGCTGAAGTTCGACTTCGACATGGAAA GTACTATTACAAGTTTATAGTTGGGGGCCAGTGGAGGCACTCGACTTCATTGCCGACAGAAACAGATGAGCATAGGAACGTGAACAATGTGATCAGAGTTGGTGACATCGCTCAGATTCGTCCTGCTCCTAGCCAACTACAGATAAGG GACCCTACTGTTGTCAAGGTCATAGAAAGAGCGCTAACCGAGGATGAGCGATTTTCATTGGCTTTTGCAGCACGCCGCATGGCATTTGCAATCTGCCCAATCAGATTGTCCCCAAAGCAGTAA
- the LOC133898489 gene encoding phosphoglucan phosphatase LSF1, chloroplastic-like isoform X2 has translation MPRRCCRQIGCPAGPRALLLLPCPNEGPEDGAVRRRGGGEREGGPGGGGWRARARGEDAAQRVHGRRRAPARRPFRARRRRPRLRSLAQERGERGEVEDHHGRRHPQEGGRWRGPRHHQRPRVALRDKSGPCSLVLERPFAPFPIHELHQNEDYHILFNRGRVPIASWNSVLLSTKLNESSAGEGKSGFAIFSPRMLSSQGLANLSSEKGGLNQSSTNLADRISEIVGLYSDEDDVNAEWAHGSFPLEEYIKALDHAKDELYYNHSLGMQYSKITEQIFVGSCVQTKRDVKMLSETVGITAVLNFQSESERINWGINSEAINNSCRENNILMVNYPIREVDSMDLRKKLPFCVGLLLRLIRKNYRIYVTCTTGYDRSPACVISYLHWVQDTPLHIAHKFITGLHSCRPDRAAIVWATWDLIALVENGRHDGSPTHSVCFVWNSGREGEDVELVGDFTSNWKDKIKCNHKGGSRYEAEVRLRHGKYYYKFIVGGQWRHSTSLPTETDEHRNVNNVIRVGDIAQIRPAPSQLQIRDPTVVKVIERALTEDERFSLAFAARRMAFAICPIRLSPKQ, from the exons ATGCCGCGCCGGTGTTGCCGCCAGATCGGCTGCCCCGCGGGCCCGCGCGCTCTTCTCCTGCTCCCGTGCCCCAATGAGGGTCCGGAGGACGGGGCGGTTCGGCGTCGCGGCGGCGGTGAAAGGGAGGGAGGACCAGGCGGAGGCGGATGGCGGGCCCGGGCCCGCGGGGAGGATGCGGCTCAACGAGTACATGGTCGCCGTCGAGCGCCCGCTCGGCGTCCTTTTCGCGCTCGGCGTCGACGGCCGCGTCTTCGTTCACTCGCTCAGGAAAGGG GGGAACGCGGAGAAGTCGAGGATCATCATGGTCGGCGACACCCTCAAGAAGGCGGGCGGTGGCGGGGGCCTCGTCACCATCAAAGACCTAG GGTTGCACTGAGGGACAAGTCAGGACCATGTAGCCTTGTCCTTGAAAGGCCATTTGCTCCTTTTCCGATCCATGAGTtgcatcaaaatgaagattACCACATCCTATTTAACAGAGGGCGGGTTCCTATTGCTTCCTGGAATAGTGTTCTGTTGTCCACAAAGCTGAACGAGTCTTCTGCGGGGGAAGGAAAATCTGGTTTTGCTATATTCTCCCCAAGGATGCTAAGTTCTCAAGGATTGGCAAATCTGTCTAGTGAGAAAGGTGGACTCAATCAGAGCAGTACTAACCTTGCAGATCGCATTAGTGAGATTGTTGGTTTATACtctgatgaagatgatgtgaatgCTGAATGGGCACATGGCAGCTTTCCTCTGGAGGAGTACATTAAAGCACTAGACCATGCTAAAGATGAACTGTACTACAATCATTCACTTGGTATGCAGTACAGCAAG ATTACTGAACAAATATTTGTTGGCTCATGCGTACAAACCAAAAGAGACGTGAAGATGTTATCAGAGACTGTG GGTATTACTGCTGTTCTGAATTTCCAAAGTGAAAGTGAACGCATTAACTGGGGAATCAATTCAGAGGCAATCAACAATTCTTGTCGTGAGAATAACATCTTGATGGTTAACTATCCTATACG agaggttgATTCCATGGACCTCAGGAAGAAGCTTCCTTTCTGTGTTGGTCTTTTATTGCGCCTTATAAGGAAGAACTACCGTATATATGTGACTTGTACCACTGGATATGATAGATCACCAGCATGTGTGATTTCGTACTTACACTGGGTTCAAGATACGCCTCTCCATATTGCTCACAAGTTCATCACTGGTTTGCACTCTTGTAGACCTGACAG AGCTGCAATTGTTTGGGCAACTTGGGATCTTATTGCATTAGTTGAAAATGGAAGGCATGATGGTAGTCCCACACATTCAGTATGCTTTGTCTGGAATAGTGGTCGGGAG GGTGAAGATGTCGAATTGGTTGGAGATTTTACAAGTAACTGGAAGGACAAAATAAAGTGTAACCACAAGGGTGGATCGAGATATGAAGCTGAAGTTCGACTTCGACATGGAAA GTACTATTACAAGTTTATAGTTGGGGGCCAGTGGAGGCACTCGACTTCATTGCCGACAGAAACAGATGAGCATAGGAACGTGAACAATGTGATCAGAGTTGGTGACATCGCTCAGATTCGTCCTGCTCCTAGCCAACTACAGATAAGG GACCCTACTGTTGTCAAGGTCATAGAAAGAGCGCTAACCGAGGATGAGCGATTTTCATTGGCTTTTGCAGCACGCCGCATGGCATTTGCAATCTGCCCAATCAGATTGTCCCCAAAGCAGTAA
- the LOC133898490 gene encoding 2-methylene-furan-3-one reductase-like, producing the protein MHAVLSSYIPATSYSRSFLPQPPQAPVRLLLPQGARGAAVAVKRTAAEAAGRCVAASASASSSPATTAVSTEVPGEMKAWVYDAYGDASVLKLDGAVAVPAVGEDQVLVKVVAAALNPVDAKRRAGKFQATDSPLPTVPGYDVAGVVVKVGSQVKSFKEGDEVYGMISEKPLEDPKQSGSLAEYTAVEEKLLAPKPKGLDFAQAASLPLAIETANEGLERAGFSAGKSILVLGGAGGVGSLIIQLAKQVYGASKVAATASTKKLELLKSLGADVAIDYTKENFEDLPETYDVVLDAVGQGDKAVKVVKEGGSVVVLTGAVSPPGFRFVVTSNGSVLEKLNPYLESGKVKPLIDPKGPFPFAQVVEAFSYLETGRATGKVVISPIP; encoded by the exons TGTCCTTTCTTCTTACATCCCCGCCACTTCGTATTCGAGGTCGTTCTTGCCGCAGCCGCCGCAGGCTCCGGTGAGGCTCCTCCTCCCTCAGGGAGCGAGGGGCGCTGCTGTCGCCGTTAAGAGGACAGCTGCGGAGGCAGCAGGCCGGTGTGTGGCGGCGTCGGCGTCCGCGTCGTCGTCTCCGGCCACCACCGCGGTGTCGACGGAGGTGCCCGGGGAGATGAAGGCGTGGGTGTACGACGCGTACGGGGACGCCAGCGTGCTCAAGCTCGACGGCGCCGTGGCGGTCCCGGCGGTGGGCGAGGACCAGGTGCTGGTCAAGGTCGTCGCCGCGGCGCTCAACCCCGTCGACGCCAAGCGCCGAGCCGGCAAGTTCCAGGCCACCGACTCCCCTCTCCCG ACCGTGCCGGGGTATGACGTCGCCGGCGTCGTAGTGAAGGTCGGCAGCCAGGTGAAGAGCTTCAAAGAAGGCGACGAGGTGTACGGGATGATCAGCGAGAAGCCCCTGGAGGATCCCAAGCAGTCCGGCTCGCTGGCGGAGTACACCGCCGTCGAGGAGAAGCTGCTGGCGCCGAAGCCCAAGGGCCTCGACTTCGCGCAGGCGGCCAGCCTACCGCTCGCCATCGAGACCGCCAACGAGGGCCTGGAGCGGGCGGGCTTCTCAGCCGGCAAGTCCATCCTTGTcctcggcggcgccggcggtgtCGGTTCCCTTATCATCCAG CTGGCAAAGCAAGTCTACGGCGCGTCGAAGGTCGCCGCGACGGCCAGCACCAAGAAGCTCGAGCTGCTAAAGAGCCTGGGTGCCGACGTCGCCATCGACTACACCAAGGAGAACTTTGAAGACCTGCCGGAGACGTACGATGTTGTCTTGGACGCAGTCG GTCAGGGTGACAAGGCTGTCAAGGTGGTGAAGGAAGGCGGTAGCGTGGTGGTCCTCACCGGCGCCGTCAGCCCTCCTGGGTTCCGGTTCGTGGTCACCTCCAATGGCTCCGTCTTGGAGAAGCTCAACCCTTACCTAGAGTCCGGAAAGGTGAAGCCGCTTATCGACCCGAAGGGCCCGTTCCCCTTCGCGCAGGTTGTGGAGGCGTTCTCCTACCTTGAGACCGGGAGAGCAACCGGCAAAGTAGTCATCTCTCCCATTCCGTGA